Proteins encoded in a region of the Shewanella polaris genome:
- the fusA gene encoding elongation factor G — MTELSKYRNIGIFAHVDAGKTTTTERILKLTGKIHKIGEVHDGESTTDFMEQEAERGITIQSAAVSCFWKGYRFNVIDTPGHVDFTVEVYRSLKVLDGGIGVFCGSGGVEPQSETNWRYANDSEVSRIIFVNKLDRMGADFLRVVKQTKDVLAANPLVMVLPIGIEDEFIGVVDLLTREAHVWDDTGLPENFTIQPVPADMVDLVEEYREMLIETALEQDDDLLEAYMEGVQPSIEDVKRCIRAGTRTMAVFPTYCGSAFKNKGMQLLLDAVVDYLPDPVEVDPQPLTDEEGNENGEFAIVDVDAPFKALAFKIMDDRFGALTFVRIYSGRIKKGDTILNSFTGKTERIGRMVEMQADERNELESAQAGDIIAIVGMKNVQTGHTLCDPKHPCTLEAMVFPEPVISISVTPKDKGGSEKMGIAIGKMIAEDPSFRVETDIDSGETILKGMGELHLDIKVDILKRTYGVDLIVGEPQVAYRETITKEIEDSYTHKKQSGGSGQFGKIDYVIRPGEQNTGFTFTSKVVGGNVPKEFWPAVEKGFKSMMNTGTIAGFPVLDVELELQDGAFHAVDSSAIAFEIAAKGAFRQSMPKAGAQLLEPIMNVDVFSPDDNVGDVIGDLNRRRGMIKDQNAGVTGVRIKADVPLSEMFGYIGSLRTMTSGRGQFSMEFAHYAPCPNSVSEKVVAQVKERKAAEAKK; from the coding sequence ATGACCGAATTATCCAAATACAGAAACATTGGTATCTTCGCTCACGTTGACGCGGGTAAAACCACGACCACCGAGCGTATCCTTAAGCTAACCGGTAAGATCCATAAGATCGGTGAAGTACATGATGGTGAATCAACCACAGACTTCATGGAACAGGAAGCTGAGCGCGGTATTACCATTCAGTCAGCAGCAGTAAGCTGTTTCTGGAAAGGCTACCGTTTTAACGTTATTGACACTCCAGGCCACGTTGACTTTACAGTTGAAGTTTATCGTTCGCTAAAAGTGCTTGATGGCGGTATCGGTGTATTCTGTGGTTCAGGCGGTGTAGAGCCTCAGTCAGAAACTAACTGGCGTTATGCTAACGATTCTGAAGTTTCGCGTATCATCTTCGTAAACAAATTAGACCGTATGGGTGCTGATTTTTTACGTGTTGTTAAGCAAACTAAAGACGTATTAGCGGCTAATCCTTTAGTTATGGTTTTACCAATAGGTATTGAAGACGAATTCATTGGTGTTGTTGACCTATTAACTCGCGAAGCTCACGTTTGGGACGATACTGGTTTACCTGAAAACTTCACAATTCAACCTGTACCTGCTGACATGGTTGACTTAGTTGAAGAATACCGTGAAATGTTAATCGAAACTGCTCTTGAGCAAGACGATGACTTATTAGAAGCTTATATGGAAGGTGTTCAACCATCTATAGAAGACGTTAAGCGTTGTATCCGTGCCGGTACTCGTACAATGGCTGTGTTCCCAACATATTGTGGTAGCGCATTCAAAAACAAAGGTATGCAGTTACTACTAGATGCCGTTGTTGATTATTTACCTGATCCAGTTGAAGTTGATCCACAACCTCTAACTGACGAAGAAGGTAACGAAAATGGTGAGTTCGCTATTGTTGATGTTGATGCGCCTTTCAAAGCATTAGCATTCAAAATCATGGACGACCGTTTTGGTGCATTAACTTTCGTACGTATCTATTCAGGCCGTATCAAGAAGGGTGACACCATCCTTAACTCGTTTACCGGTAAAACTGAGCGTATTGGCCGTATGGTTGAAATGCAAGCTGATGAACGTAACGAACTTGAATCAGCACAAGCTGGTGACATTATCGCTATCGTGGGTATGAAGAACGTGCAAACTGGTCACACTTTATGTGATCCTAAGCACCCTTGTACTCTTGAAGCCATGGTATTCCCTGAGCCAGTTATTTCTATCTCTGTAACGCCAAAAGATAAAGGCGGAAGCGAGAAAATGGGTATTGCTATCGGTAAAATGATTGCAGAAGATCCATCTTTCCGCGTTGAAACTGACATTGATTCAGGTGAAACCATCCTTAAAGGTATGGGTGAACTTCACTTAGACATTAAGGTTGATATTCTTAAGCGTACTTACGGCGTTGACCTAATTGTAGGCGAGCCTCAAGTGGCTTACCGTGAAACTATCACTAAAGAAATTGAAGATAGCTACACGCATAAGAAACAGTCTGGTGGTTCTGGTCAGTTTGGTAAAATTGATTACGTTATTCGTCCTGGCGAGCAAAATACTGGTTTCACTTTCACCTCGAAAGTGGTTGGTGGTAACGTACCTAAAGAATTCTGGCCTGCTGTTGAGAAAGGTTTCAAGAGCATGATGAATACCGGTACTATCGCTGGTTTCCCTGTGTTAGACGTTGAACTTGAACTTCAAGATGGTGCTTTCCACGCAGTTGACTCGTCAGCTATCGCGTTCGAAATCGCTGCTAAAGGTGCGTTCCGTCAATCTATGCCTAAAGCCGGTGCACAACTTCTTGAACCTATCATGAATGTTGACGTATTCAGCCCAGATGACAACGTTGGTGACGTAATTGGTGACCTTAACCGTCGTCGCGGTATGATTAAAGATCAAAATGCTGGTGTTACAGGTGTTCGTATTAAAGCTGACGTACCGTTATCAGAAATGTTCGGTTATATCGGTTCATTACGTACAATGACTTCTGGTCGTGGTCAATTCTCTATGGAATTTGCTCACTACGCACCATGTCCTAACAGCGTATCTGAAAAAGTAGTTGCTCAAGTTAAAGAGCGTAAGGCTGCTGAAGCTAAGAAGTAA
- a CDS encoding LysR family transcriptional regulator, whose protein sequence is MNIPIKNLQSFLTLVETENFTRAAQKCFMTQPTLTKIIQRLEHDVGEQLLVRNNQKVELTQAGHLVEQSAREILGHWHRLQEDISNLSGLKTGRLRLGICPMMSSLFIGLLTTYRKQYPGIEMQMYEYGGFGCEQALINNSLDIAFTALPTTHKTELANQLLIKHPMLACLPEGHSLSDKAEISWQDLESYPFILYNEDFSLAKLIRRLSRKAGVQLNIAFRSGQWDFIAAMVEANLGVAILPEPICQRLTNNKLVFKPMQPAMTWDLALIWRENLPLTPPANALLTLSRNSHK, encoded by the coding sequence ATGAACATCCCAATAAAGAACTTGCAGAGTTTTTTAACCTTAGTTGAAACCGAAAACTTTACCCGTGCGGCGCAAAAATGCTTTATGACCCAACCGACTCTAACAAAAATAATCCAACGTTTAGAACACGATGTGGGTGAACAATTGCTTGTTAGGAACAACCAAAAGGTTGAGTTAACTCAAGCAGGGCATCTCGTTGAGCAAAGTGCTCGAGAAATTTTAGGCCATTGGCATCGACTTCAAGAAGATATTAGTAATCTTAGTGGTTTAAAAACTGGACGCTTACGGCTTGGGATATGCCCAATGATGAGTAGTTTATTTATTGGTTTACTCACAACCTACAGAAAGCAATACCCAGGTATCGAAATGCAAATGTATGAATACGGTGGTTTTGGGTGTGAGCAAGCATTAATTAATAACAGCCTTGATATTGCCTTCACAGCGCTTCCAACGACTCACAAAACAGAGCTAGCCAATCAACTACTCATTAAGCACCCTATGCTTGCCTGCTTGCCTGAAGGCCACTCGTTAAGTGACAAAGCTGAAATCAGCTGGCAAGATCTCGAGTCTTATCCTTTTATTTTATATAATGAAGACTTTTCATTGGCTAAATTAATACGCCGCTTAAGTCGTAAAGCTGGTGTACAACTTAATATTGCTTTTCGAAGCGGTCAGTGGGACTTTATAGCAGCCATGGTTGAAGCTAACTTAGGCGTGGCTATTTTACCCGAACCCATTTGCCAACGATTAACCAATAACAAGTTAGTATTTAAACCGATGCAACCAGCAATGACATGGGACTTAGCATTAATATGGCGTGAAAACCTGCCGTTAACCCCACCAGCGAACGCATTATTAACACTTAGTAGAAACAGTCATAAATAA
- a CDS encoding biotin carboxylase N-terminal domain-containing protein, whose amino-acid sequence MTSKKQPANKTQVLSADPLFLQAEHLAKDFSLFPAHNKQSLSEEVKGLLTEDTIQANLKSLASLDVDGYVNKVIQPTLDKNRPGAKRMIADLKGKIIAESHIGPFYRAEVELNFGTRTRRIGFIAQERTTANGAWMPEHHLAACKAIRHFAELCMPIVYLIDTPGADAGEVANSQNQAHTISKAIAESANVDVPTVGIVIGAGYSGGAIPLAAANILLSVRDGIFNTIQPQGLQSIARKYNLSWQECAKSVGVSPEELYTAGCIDGIIDFTPSDKDERQHNLRRAIISSIEAVERAAMNFVRDSTDLKEHYDRSLQRFLSPSANLLTLENNTRLSVANNPTMYHNIFGSAYRYLRYLTLRSRIHSITQDQYGRLSKVSVPEGDLLARIKQEQERVFQAWLTNPDKLVYDEELNKLWGTFSAKRKEISTERNVITRFILGEPKENYKKARKALLFNIGWSLYHRWKSNAANNFNGLIKYLESLPKSATQAPWPELSQLTVLDIVVNDELREDFIWQCHNVLIFNALYDNVVGSLASISKEAMMSKSLSRESVDKLLHKAIDNAISNSDNANDKNKFYKWLKYFMDQSNRAELLTRVEQWKSVGFPQLNDSLFVILTYFFERLLPEYFDSEDDHDKYTGTINPVRIGRRKDFWNRLTMGYQDLLIQKVLREEKKKGKMGWESVVKQFFTKFDEIDADKMSANMLNFPGFRLSIEDAIDKKIRPCGLITGLADFNNNGSKLRVGVAVSNTAFQAGAFDMASAEKFSSLLIECAKRKLPVICFISSGGMQTKEGAAALFSMAVVNDRITRFIRDNELPVLMFGFGDCTGGAQASFVTHPLVQTYYLSGTNMPFAGQMVVPAYLPSTATLSNYLSKVPGAMTGLVHNPFCETLDTQLSGIDPLMPLPTMKIEDVIGKALSTLVPEVVELEKVIVQDDPRALMKPIHKVLIHARGCTAVKLIRKAHDNNINVVLVASDPDMTSVPADMLKDSDKLVCIGGNTSDESYLNAYSVLKVAEYEDVDALHPGIGFLSESPQFAALCVNNGVNFVGPSVYSMTTMGNKSNAIHTSQAQNVPVVPGSHGILSNAEQAVNVASEIGYPVLLKAVQGGGGKGIQVVKRPEDMISFFQRTATEAAAAFGNGDLYLEKYVTSLRHIEVQLLRDKFGNTKVLGIRDCSVQRNNQKVIEESGSTMLPEELKQRVMEYTRALGEATDYMGAGTVEFIYNLDANEVYFMEMNTRLQVEHPVTEATSGIDIVSAQFDIAAGRSIEKLEPVDQGYAMEVRVTAEKAALDSQGILQLIPNPGNITECILPQRDDVEIISIAATGKEVSPYYDSLIAQIIIRGTDRADVVAKMYEYLDSVVIKGIATNIPLLKLILKDPTFNEGVYDTNYLPRLMAELDIPALIAEMEAAAETIGVDTESLRVGESNELKVLAQGAGIFYTSPAPGEADFVKEGDIVTVEQTLALMEAMKMFSQLTLAGFNRQTGVLYPEDQKYRIERILNSNGQQVSQGDLLFVISPVEA is encoded by the coding sequence ATGACCAGCAAAAAGCAGCCCGCTAACAAGACCCAAGTACTATCGGCTGACCCACTTTTCTTACAAGCTGAACACTTGGCTAAAGATTTTTCATTATTTCCTGCTCATAACAAGCAGAGTTTATCTGAAGAAGTGAAAGGACTATTAACAGAAGATACCATTCAAGCTAACTTGAAAAGTTTGGCATCTTTAGACGTTGATGGTTATGTCAATAAAGTTATTCAACCAACGTTGGATAAAAACCGCCCAGGGGCGAAGCGTATGATCGCTGACTTAAAAGGCAAAATTATTGCCGAAAGTCATATCGGACCGTTTTATCGTGCTGAAGTGGAACTTAATTTTGGCACTCGTACACGCCGTATCGGTTTTATTGCGCAAGAGCGTACGACCGCAAACGGTGCTTGGATGCCAGAGCATCATCTTGCAGCATGTAAAGCAATTCGTCACTTCGCTGAATTGTGTATGCCAATTGTATATTTAATTGATACTCCAGGTGCTGATGCTGGTGAAGTTGCCAATAGTCAAAACCAAGCGCATACCATTTCTAAAGCCATTGCTGAAAGTGCTAACGTTGATGTGCCTACTGTCGGTATTGTGATTGGTGCAGGCTATTCAGGTGGCGCTATTCCATTAGCAGCCGCCAACATTTTACTATCTGTACGAGACGGTATTTTCAATACTATCCAGCCACAAGGCTTACAAAGCATTGCGCGTAAGTACAACTTGTCATGGCAAGAATGTGCTAAGTCTGTTGGCGTATCACCAGAAGAGTTGTATACCGCCGGTTGTATTGACGGCATTATCGATTTTACGCCGTCAGATAAAGATGAACGCCAGCATAATTTACGTCGTGCGATTATTAGCTCTATTGAAGCTGTTGAACGCGCTGCGATGAATTTTGTACGTGATTCTACAGATTTAAAAGAGCACTACGATAGAAGTTTACAGCGTTTCTTATCGCCTTCGGCTAACTTACTTACGCTCGAAAACAATACTCGTTTATCTGTCGCCAATAACCCAACGATGTACCACAATATTTTTGGTAGTGCCTATCGTTATTTGCGTTACTTGACCTTGCGCAGTCGTATTCATTCAATTACACAAGACCAATATGGTCGCTTGTCAAAAGTGAGCGTGCCTGAAGGTGATTTGTTAGCGCGTATTAAACAAGAGCAAGAGCGTGTATTCCAAGCGTGGTTAACTAACCCTGATAAGTTAGTTTACGATGAAGAGTTAAATAAATTATGGGGTACGTTTAGCGCTAAACGTAAAGAGATTTCTACCGAACGTAACGTGATTACGCGTTTTATTTTGGGTGAACCTAAAGAGAACTACAAAAAAGCACGTAAAGCATTGTTATTTAACATCGGTTGGTCGTTATATCATCGTTGGAAAAGTAATGCGGCTAACAACTTCAATGGCTTAATTAAGTATTTAGAGTCGCTGCCTAAGTCTGCGACCCAAGCTCCATGGCCAGAACTTAGTCAGCTTACTGTGCTGGACATTGTTGTTAATGATGAATTACGTGAAGACTTTATTTGGCAGTGTCACAACGTGCTTATCTTCAATGCGTTATATGACAATGTAGTGGGCAGTTTGGCGTCAATTTCCAAAGAAGCCATGATGTCTAAAAGTTTGTCTCGCGAGTCAGTGGATAAGTTACTTCATAAAGCGATTGATAACGCAATATCGAACAGTGATAACGCTAACGATAAGAACAAGTTCTATAAGTGGCTTAAATACTTTATGGATCAATCGAATCGTGCCGAACTGTTAACACGTGTAGAGCAATGGAAGAGTGTGGGTTTCCCACAATTAAACGATTCGCTTTTTGTTATCCTAACTTACTTCTTTGAACGCTTGTTACCTGAGTACTTTGATAGCGAAGACGATCATGATAAGTACACTGGGACAATTAACCCTGTACGTATTGGCCGTCGTAAAGATTTCTGGAACCGTTTAACGATGGGTTACCAGGATTTACTGATCCAAAAAGTACTTCGTGAAGAGAAAAAGAAAGGCAAGATGGGCTGGGAAAGTGTTGTCAAACAGTTCTTTACTAAGTTTGATGAAATTGATGCCGACAAAATGTCAGCTAACATGCTTAACTTCCCTGGTTTCCGTTTATCAATTGAAGATGCTATCGATAAAAAGATCCGTCCTTGTGGTTTAATTACTGGTCTAGCTGATTTTAATAATAATGGTAGCAAGTTACGCGTAGGTGTTGCGGTTTCAAATACGGCCTTCCAAGCCGGCGCATTTGATATGGCCAGTGCTGAAAAATTCAGTTCGTTACTGATTGAATGTGCTAAACGTAAATTACCGGTTATTTGCTTTATCAGTTCTGGTGGTATGCAGACTAAAGAAGGTGCAGCAGCACTATTCTCTATGGCTGTTGTAAACGACCGTATTACCCGCTTTATACGTGATAATGAATTACCTGTGTTGATGTTTGGTTTTGGTGATTGTACTGGTGGTGCTCAAGCTAGCTTCGTGACGCACCCTTTAGTGCAGACTTACTATTTGTCAGGCACCAATATGCCATTTGCTGGACAAATGGTAGTACCTGCGTACTTACCGTCAACAGCAACTTTATCGAACTACTTATCTAAAGTACCTGGTGCGATGACAGGGTTAGTTCATAACCCGTTTTGCGAGACCTTAGATACTCAGTTGTCTGGTATTGACCCACTTATGCCATTACCGACAATGAAGATTGAAGACGTGATCGGTAAAGCCTTGTCTACTCTTGTACCTGAAGTCGTTGAGTTAGAAAAAGTCATTGTACAAGATGATCCTCGTGCGTTGATGAAGCCAATTCATAAAGTGTTAATACATGCTCGTGGTTGTACGGCGGTTAAATTAATCCGTAAAGCACATGACAACAATATTAATGTTGTATTGGTTGCCTCAGATCCTGACATGACATCTGTTCCTGCAGACATGCTTAAAGATAGCGATAAGCTTGTGTGTATTGGCGGTAATACTTCAGATGAAAGTTACCTTAATGCTTACTCAGTATTAAAAGTAGCTGAATATGAAGATGTTGATGCATTACATCCTGGTATCGGTTTCTTATCTGAAAGCCCGCAGTTTGCAGCGTTATGTGTTAACAACGGAGTTAACTTTGTTGGCCCTAGTGTGTATTCAATGACCACAATGGGTAACAAATCTAATGCCATTCACACCTCTCAAGCGCAAAACGTACCCGTTGTGCCAGGTAGCCACGGTATTTTGAGTAATGCCGAGCAGGCGGTGAACGTAGCGTCAGAAATTGGTTATCCAGTACTATTAAAAGCGGTACAAGGTGGTGGTGGTAAAGGTATTCAGGTTGTTAAACGCCCTGAGGACATGATTAGCTTCTTCCAGAGAACCGCAACAGAAGCCGCCGCTGCATTTGGTAATGGTGATTTGTATTTAGAGAAATACGTTACATCATTACGCCATATTGAAGTGCAGTTACTGCGTGATAAGTTTGGTAATACCAAAGTATTGGGTATTCGCGACTGTTCAGTTCAACGTAATAACCAGAAAGTGATTGAAGAATCAGGTTCAACTATGTTGCCTGAAGAGCTTAAACAACGTGTGATGGAATACACTCGTGCGTTAGGTGAGGCGACCGATTATATGGGCGCAGGCACTGTTGAGTTTATCTATAACTTGGATGCAAACGAAGTGTACTTCATGGAGATGAATACGCGTCTTCAAGTAGAACATCCCGTCACTGAAGCAACATCTGGTATTGATATTGTTAGTGCGCAGTTTGATATTGCTGCAGGTCGTTCAATTGAAAAATTGGAGCCAGTTGACCAAGGTTACGCCATGGAAGTGCGTGTGACAGCAGAGAAAGCGGCACTAGATAGTCAAGGTATTCTTCAGCTTATACCTAATCCAGGTAACATTACTGAATGTATTTTGCCTCAGCGTGATGATGTTGAAATTATTTCGATTGCAGCAACAGGCAAAGAAGTGTCGCCATACTATGATAGCTTGATCGCACAGATCATCATACGCGGTACTGATCGTGCTGACGTAGTAGCTAAAATGTATGAGTACCTTGATAGCGTTGTGATTAAAGGTATTGCGACTAACATTCCATTATTGAAGCTTATCCTTAAAGATCCAACGTTCAATGAAGGTGTGTATGACACTAACTACTTACCACGTTTAATGGCTGAGTTAGATATTCCAGCACTGATTGCTGAAATGGAAGCGGCTGCTGAAACCATTGGCGTTGATACTGAATCATTACGTGTTGGTGAAAGTAATGAACTGAAAGTATTGGCCCAAGGCGCAGGTATTTTCTATACCTCTCCAGCACCGGGTGAAGCAGACTTTGTTAAAGAAGGTGACATTGTCACGGTTGAACAAACATTAGCATTGATGGAAGCAATGAAGATGTTCTCTCAACTTACGTTAGCGGGCTTTAATCGTCAAACGGGTGTGTTATATCCTGAAGATCAAAAGTATCGCATAGAACGTATTCTCAATAGTAATGGTCAGCAAGTGTCACAAGGTGACTTACTGTTTGTTATCTCACCAGTCGAAGCATAA
- a CDS encoding diguanylate cyclase → MRELSWLGSSKVLLITLWILINGIDTKHAHASVVDSQSIVNLKNSNVVRYCVDPDWLPYEAIVDGRHTGISSDYLALLAHYTNLTFVLVPTSSWRQSLELLKQGECELTPILNQTPKRDQYLSFSQVFFKSPNVLVSLKSQPFLQGFENIGNRLLAIPKDYRLVEYVQRYYPSLNTILTSNERQGLEKVANGEVDVFVGSMFSVNAYIQQQGLTSLKIAGWGGPEDELRIGVIKAKKTLLPQINAGLAKITQADHNAIYKKWHNITVIEDIDYSVVIQVGTVLGMLILFLLYRTICVSKYNVHLEKNNKQLQQLHLELEQKNSDLDFLAQHDPLTKLFNRQYFNQTFLDDPRQPQQNKQANNNISLVVIDIDFFKAINDKHGHTVGDKILVQVAQVLQASVRDLDVVARWGGEEFVVVCQHVALHDATELCQRITDELTHFHFYNNIKVTCSYGIALLKDNEPIQACFERADGALFKAKQSGRNQYCSA, encoded by the coding sequence TTGAGAGAATTGAGTTGGCTTGGATCTTCTAAAGTATTATTGATTACGCTTTGGATATTGATTAATGGAATCGACACTAAGCATGCTCATGCTTCGGTGGTGGATAGTCAATCCATCGTTAATTTAAAAAATAGTAATGTCGTACGATATTGTGTTGATCCTGATTGGTTACCTTATGAAGCCATTGTTGATGGTCGTCATACTGGAATTTCATCTGATTATTTAGCTTTATTAGCACATTATACCAATCTGACTTTTGTGTTAGTCCCCACTTCGTCTTGGCGACAGAGCCTGGAATTACTCAAACAGGGTGAATGCGAACTAACGCCCATTTTAAATCAAACGCCTAAACGTGACCAATATCTATCCTTTAGTCAGGTCTTTTTTAAATCACCAAATGTATTGGTGTCACTAAAATCTCAACCATTTTTACAAGGGTTTGAAAATATCGGCAACCGCTTATTGGCCATCCCCAAAGATTATCGCTTAGTCGAGTATGTACAACGGTATTACCCCAGCCTTAACACCATATTAACCAGTAATGAACGGCAGGGATTAGAAAAAGTCGCTAATGGTGAGGTAGACGTATTTGTCGGATCGATGTTTTCGGTTAATGCGTATATTCAGCAACAGGGATTAACATCACTTAAAATTGCAGGTTGGGGTGGTCCTGAAGATGAGTTACGCATAGGCGTTATCAAGGCAAAAAAAACTTTGTTACCGCAGATTAATGCTGGTCTAGCAAAAATCACTCAAGCTGATCATAATGCTATTTATAAAAAATGGCATAATATTACCGTCATTGAAGACATTGATTATAGTGTTGTTATCCAAGTTGGTACTGTACTTGGGATGCTTATTCTATTCTTACTTTATCGAACGATTTGTGTGAGTAAGTACAATGTCCACTTAGAAAAAAACAATAAGCAGTTACAACAATTGCATTTAGAATTGGAACAAAAAAATAGCGATTTGGATTTTTTAGCTCAACACGACCCATTGACAAAACTATTTAATCGTCAATATTTTAATCAAACCTTTTTAGATGATCCTAGGCAGCCTCAACAGAACAAACAAGCAAACAATAATATTAGTTTGGTTGTTATTGATATCGATTTTTTTAAAGCAATAAATGACAAGCATGGACATACTGTTGGTGACAAAATATTAGTTCAAGTCGCACAAGTGTTACAAGCATCGGTGAGAGATCTGGATGTTGTTGCAAGGTGGGGCGGTGAAGAATTTGTGGTGGTGTGTCAGCATGTAGCATTGCACGATGCTACCGAACTTTGCCAACGAATTACTGATGAACTTACCCACTTCCATTTTTACAATAATATCAAAGTGACCTGTAGTTATGGTATTGCCCTATTGAAGGACAATGAACCGATTCAAGCTTGTTTTGAACGTGCCGATGGGGCTTTGTTTAAAGCCAAGCAGTCTGGGCGTAATCAATATTGTAGCGCCTGA
- a CDS encoding LysR family transcriptional regulator codes for MPDLNGMMLFAAVVRARGFSQAAREIGQPKSTISRKVAQLEEQLGVRLLQRDTRNLSLTQVGALFFQHCDSISHEIEAAKATIENTHNDISGSLRIAIPVSFSQDVIGHLCSSFMRLYPNIELDIQFTDSDVGLVGEGYDIAIKYGPLQSSDLVARLLFERQPILVASPGYIKKFSSPATPQELTQHKGILLGTTLSAPIWPLGKGNRRIMATFKRKVRVNSASMVKRLALDDYGIAMLSNTSCKQELATGSLVPILQEWPMEPFKVYGVYSSRRQLASNISAFLDFFTKRYTSQESLHSMMS; via the coding sequence ATGCCCGATTTGAACGGTATGATGCTGTTTGCAGCCGTTGTTAGAGCCAGAGGATTCTCTCAAGCAGCACGAGAGATCGGACAACCTAAATCAACAATTAGCCGTAAAGTTGCCCAATTAGAAGAACAACTCGGGGTGCGATTACTCCAACGAGATACCCGAAATTTAAGTCTTACTCAAGTGGGCGCATTATTTTTTCAGCACTGTGATTCAATTAGTCATGAAATTGAGGCAGCCAAAGCCACGATAGAAAATACCCATAATGATATTTCAGGCTCATTACGCATTGCTATTCCAGTGTCATTTTCGCAAGATGTTATTGGCCATCTATGCTCTAGTTTTATGCGACTTTATCCCAACATAGAACTGGATATTCAATTTACAGACAGTGATGTAGGTCTTGTTGGTGAAGGTTACGATATTGCCATTAAGTATGGTCCGCTGCAGTCTTCCGATCTTGTGGCTCGATTATTATTTGAACGCCAACCTATTTTGGTTGCCAGCCCAGGTTATATTAAAAAATTCAGTAGTCCTGCAACACCACAAGAATTAACCCAGCACAAAGGTATTTTACTCGGTACGACTTTATCGGCCCCTATTTGGCCATTAGGGAAAGGCAACCGTAGAATCATGGCAACCTTTAAACGAAAAGTGCGTGTCAATAGCGCCAGTATGGTGAAGCGCTTAGCATTGGATGATTATGGTATTGCCATGCTGTCTAACACAAGTTGCAAACAAGAACTTGCAACCGGAAGCTTAGTACCCATTTTACAAGAATGGCCAATGGAACCCTTTAAAGTGTATGGGGTTTATTCAAGCCGCCGTCAGCTAGCCAGTAATATTAGTGCTTTTTTAGACTTCTTTACCAAGCGATATACCAGCCAAGAATCACTACATTCGATGATGAGTTAA
- a CDS encoding nitrate reductase cytochrome c-type subunit → MKKLITLAAVMLAISAYSGQQAHANPEPVKLSSLAGDSQVTEVRPADEMPVYPTRGKAIERTFVHQPPIIPHKATYSITTDKNGCLSCHSWDKAKRMKATPVDKSHVMDDKGTVKGMYYFCDQCHVPQAENKQQLVENTFN, encoded by the coding sequence ATGAAAAAATTAATCACTTTAGCAGCCGTGATGCTAGCGATTAGCGCTTACTCAGGTCAACAAGCACATGCAAACCCTGAACCCGTAAAACTATCTTCTCTTGCGGGTGACTCGCAAGTGACAGAAGTACGTCCTGCAGACGAGATGCCAGTTTACCCAACACGTGGTAAAGCAATTGAACGCACGTTTGTACATCAACCACCCATTATTCCACATAAAGCAACTTACTCAATTACGACTGATAAAAATGGTTGTTTAAGCTGTCACAGTTGGGATAAAGCTAAGCGCATGAAAGCGACTCCAGTCGATAAATCACACGTGATGGACGACAAAGGTACTGTAAAAGGCATGTATTATTTTTGCGATCAGTGCCATGTGCCTCAAGCTGAGAATAAACAGCAATTGGTAGAAAACACCTTCAATTAG